Below is a window of Vibrio gazogenes DNA.
GCTTCATCATTAGTGCTAACTCGATGCGAGAGAGATCATCACAATACCCTGTATACGGCTGTTCCATGAGAGGGTTGTTGTAATGCTCTTGTGCCAATTCATTCAAGGTTGTCATACGCTGTTTCAGTCGCAATGAACATGCAGCCTGAAGCAGAATCGATGGGATCATCACGCCGAGCATCAGTGGGGCTGATAAAGTCGTAAAAGCAAAAGCGATTAGGGTGAGCAACTGTATCAGCATGAGCCCGAATGAGAGATTCATCCATTGGGTGCGTCTGATGGTGACAGCACCTTTTTTCAAACGACGATAAAGTGATGCCGCCCGTGAAATTTGTGCATCTGTCGGTTGTGTTCTAACGGATTGATACTCGTAGATTTTGCCATCTTTGCCCATGATGGGGGTGACAAAAGCCGAGACCCAATAATGACCGGAATTTTTACATTGATTCTTGACCAGTCCCATCCAGCTTTTGCCGGATTGTATATAGTCCCACAACTGGGCAAAAGCCGCCTTTGGCATGTCATCATGGCGAATGACATTATGGGGTTTACCGAGGAGCTCCGTTTGTTGGTAACCGGCAACCCGGCAAAAAACTTCATTGCAGCAGGTGATATGACTGTCGGGGGAAGTGGTTGAGATGAGACTGTCATTCTCTGAAAACCTGACTCTTTTGTCTGTCATCGTAATCTCTTTATTATCTCTCTATCCGTGATGATGAATGCGGCTTTTCTGAATGAAATAAGCACAGTGATGGGGATGCATCTTAGATTATAATTCTATCAAATAAATGTGACGGAACGTTGATATGGGTCATTAAGTGATCGCTATTGATGCTGTGTCGTTTATGCTGTGCTGGACTGCACAGTTATATGATCTTGCATTGATAGCGTTTCAAATTACATGCTATGTTGACAGAGAACATGGATTGCGAATGCACAAGCATGCAAAACCTGAAGTTTTCGAAACATTTACTACGACTAGTATTGTTTTGAAGTCTTCAGGTTTTTTTATATGAAGAATGGGTTTAGATGAACATGCAGGTTGAAAAAGTACTGAATAATAATGTCATTATCTCTATTGATGAGCATGGACATGAAGTTGTGGTTATGGGCAAAGGCATCGGCTTTCAAATGAAGCAAGGGATGTCGATTGATCAGCAGTTGATTGAAAAGGTGTTTACGCTAGCCAAAACTGACGATAAATCGTTTGACGTACGTTACCACGAACTGCTGGAGAAAATCCCTTTGGAACTGCTTTCTGTGACGGAATCGATTGTAAGCTTAGCGAAGCAAGAGTTGCCGGGACAGTTACATCCGAGTGTCCATATCTCTTTAGCGGATCACCTATTTTTTGCCATCGAGCGAATGGTCAATAATCAGTCGGTCAAAAATCCGATGCAATGGGAAATCCGCCAGCTCTATCCACAGGAATATCGTGTCAGCCTGAAAGCACTA
It encodes the following:
- the licT gene encoding BglG family transcription antiterminator LicT; protein product: MNMQVEKVLNNNVIISIDEHGHEVVVMGKGIGFQMKQGMSIDQQLIEKVFTLAKTDDKSFDVRYHELLEKIPLELLSVTESIVSLAKQELPGQLHPSVHISLADHLFFAIERMVNNQSVKNPMQWEIRQLYPQEYRVSLKALDLLKASSGIQFDEDEAGFITLHLVNAQLNEDMNNTVNVTNLIRDIVQMIQYQLEISLDEKSTDFQRLVTHLKFFAHRLIHQKVIESDDDSMFISVKEKYPQSFDCTERIGQYVEKKYQHVMTSEEMMFLTVHIERVRRAAL